In Salvia miltiorrhiza cultivar Shanhuang (shh) unplaced genomic scaffold, IMPLAD_Smil_shh fragScaff_scaffold_112_2, whole genome shotgun sequence, the following proteins share a genomic window:
- the LOC131002387 gene encoding zinc finger CCCH domain-containing protein 66-like isoform X2 yields the protein MVRRRTELKLILAEAMRRLKVEESDDNGGAGDELGSYPDRPGEPDCIYYLRTGSCGYGSNCRFNHPSSAGQVYGVKTSSELPERAGQPDCGHYLKTGTCKYGSTCRYHHPKDRQADFLLNMLGLPMRQDAKPCPFYMRTGLCKYGYACKFHHPQPTLAAANVLPVVGPVYGSGGSAVVPSSGASSASVASVSAASLSKATYFASSLQVPQSYMPLFLPPSQGWNTYMGGASPLSVTSVLTGPVSNGQLSYLPERPDQPECRYFMEHGSCKYGSECKYHHPREKLSQLVSTSLGPLGLPLRPGQPVCSYYSLYGLCKYGPTCRFDHPMDGHNYAYSLSVPPPAFAYSSPAPYQRTTSLMPVADASPTKSSKLSDWIKKEATVSDKHLQNSNTKSVGESLDQSDSLPHSSKASSEVHHDESD from the exons ATGGTTCGACGTCGGACAGAGTTGAAG TTGATTTTGGCAGAGGCAATGAGAAGGCTAAAGGTAGAAGAGAGTGATGATAATGGTGGAGCGGGTGATGAGCTGGGATCCTACCCGGATCGACCGGGCGAACCCGATTGCATATACTATTTGCGGACAGGGTCTTGTGGTTATGGGAGCAATTGTCGTTTTAATCACCCCTCTAGTGCAGGACAA GTTTATGGTGTTAAAACCAGCAGTGAACTTCCTGAGAGGGCTGGACAACCAGATTGTGGG CACTATCTAAAGACGGGCACCTGCAAGTATGGGTCGACCTGTAGATATCATCATCCCAAGGATAGACAAGCTGATTTCTTGTTGAATATGTTGGGCTTACCAATGCGTCAG GACGCGAAGCCCTGTCCTTTTTATATGCGCACGGGGTTATGTAAATATGGATATGCTTGCAAGTTCCATCACCCCCAACCTACATTAGCGGCTGCGAATGTCTTACCTGTAGTGGGACCCGTCTATGGTTCGGGCGGCTCTGCAGTCGTTCCTTCATCTGGTGCATCATCTGCAAGTGTTGCAAGTGTTTCGGCAGCATCCTTATCAAAGGCAACTTATTTTGCTAGCTCTCTCCAAGTTCCACAGAGCTACATGCCCTTATTTCTACCTCCATCACAAGGATGGAACACATATATG GGAGGCGCCAGTCCGTTATCTGTCACCAGTGTCCTCACTGGACCAGTATCGAACGGGCAGCTGTCTTATCTTCCCGAAAGACCAGATCAGCCAGAATGCCGATATTTCATGGAACACGGGAGTTGTAAATACGGATCCGAGTGCAAATATCACCACCCCAGAGAAAAGCTCTCACAATTAGTTTCAACTTCTCTCGGCCCACTCGGGCTTCCTCTACGACCT GGTCAACCCGTATGTTCGTATTACAGCCTCTACGGACTCTGCAAATACGGCCCTACCTGCAGATTCGACCACCCGATGGACGGGCACAACTACGCGTACAGCCTGAGTGTCCCTCCTCCGGCCTTTGCTTACTCTTCTCCGGCCCCATATCAGAGAACAACGTCCCTGATGCCCGTAGCCGACGCCTCCCCCACCAAATCATCCAAGTTGAGTGACTGGATCAAGAAGGAAGCAACTGTCAGTGACAAGCATCTTCAGAACTCGAATACCAAGAGCGTTGGGGAGTCGCTCGACCAGTCCGATTCCCTCCCGCACTCGTCGAAGGCCTCGTCCGAGGTTCATCACGATGAGTCCGACTGA
- the LOC131002387 gene encoding zinc finger CCCH domain-containing protein 66-like isoform X1, with translation MPGNRKFSRNGSTSDRVEEAMRRLKVEESDDNGGAGDELGSYPDRPGEPDCIYYLRTGSCGYGSNCRFNHPSSAGQVYGVKTSSELPERAGQPDCGHYLKTGTCKYGSTCRYHHPKDRQADFLLNMLGLPMRQDAKPCPFYMRTGLCKYGYACKFHHPQPTLAAANVLPVVGPVYGSGGSAVVPSSGASSASVASVSAASLSKATYFASSLQVPQSYMPLFLPPSQGWNTYMGGASPLSVTSVLTGPVSNGQLSYLPERPDQPECRYFMEHGSCKYGSECKYHHPREKLSQLVSTSLGPLGLPLRPGQPVCSYYSLYGLCKYGPTCRFDHPMDGHNYAYSLSVPPPAFAYSSPAPYQRTTSLMPVADASPTKSSKLSDWIKKEATVSDKHLQNSNTKSVGESLDQSDSLPHSSKASSEVHHDESD, from the exons ATGCCGGGAAATCGGAAATTTTCGAGGAATGGTTCGACGTCGGACAGAGTTGAAG AGGCAATGAGAAGGCTAAAGGTAGAAGAGAGTGATGATAATGGTGGAGCGGGTGATGAGCTGGGATCCTACCCGGATCGACCGGGCGAACCCGATTGCATATACTATTTGCGGACAGGGTCTTGTGGTTATGGGAGCAATTGTCGTTTTAATCACCCCTCTAGTGCAGGACAA GTTTATGGTGTTAAAACCAGCAGTGAACTTCCTGAGAGGGCTGGACAACCAGATTGTGGG CACTATCTAAAGACGGGCACCTGCAAGTATGGGTCGACCTGTAGATATCATCATCCCAAGGATAGACAAGCTGATTTCTTGTTGAATATGTTGGGCTTACCAATGCGTCAG GACGCGAAGCCCTGTCCTTTTTATATGCGCACGGGGTTATGTAAATATGGATATGCTTGCAAGTTCCATCACCCCCAACCTACATTAGCGGCTGCGAATGTCTTACCTGTAGTGGGACCCGTCTATGGTTCGGGCGGCTCTGCAGTCGTTCCTTCATCTGGTGCATCATCTGCAAGTGTTGCAAGTGTTTCGGCAGCATCCTTATCAAAGGCAACTTATTTTGCTAGCTCTCTCCAAGTTCCACAGAGCTACATGCCCTTATTTCTACCTCCATCACAAGGATGGAACACATATATG GGAGGCGCCAGTCCGTTATCTGTCACCAGTGTCCTCACTGGACCAGTATCGAACGGGCAGCTGTCTTATCTTCCCGAAAGACCAGATCAGCCAGAATGCCGATATTTCATGGAACACGGGAGTTGTAAATACGGATCCGAGTGCAAATATCACCACCCCAGAGAAAAGCTCTCACAATTAGTTTCAACTTCTCTCGGCCCACTCGGGCTTCCTCTACGACCT GGTCAACCCGTATGTTCGTATTACAGCCTCTACGGACTCTGCAAATACGGCCCTACCTGCAGATTCGACCACCCGATGGACGGGCACAACTACGCGTACAGCCTGAGTGTCCCTCCTCCGGCCTTTGCTTACTCTTCTCCGGCCCCATATCAGAGAACAACGTCCCTGATGCCCGTAGCCGACGCCTCCCCCACCAAATCATCCAAGTTGAGTGACTGGATCAAGAAGGAAGCAACTGTCAGTGACAAGCATCTTCAGAACTCGAATACCAAGAGCGTTGGGGAGTCGCTCGACCAGTCCGATTCCCTCCCGCACTCGTCGAAGGCCTCGTCCGAGGTTCATCACGATGAGTCCGACTGA
- the LOC131002385 gene encoding E3 ubiquitin-protein ligase COP1-like, whose product MEDRSTGFTVPSVEHGGDPAPGAEEKELSCPICMQIMKDAFLTSCGHSFCYMCIVTHLQNKSDCPCCAQFLTPSQLFPNFLLNKLLKKTSAHQLSKLASPVEQFRQSLEQGCQVSVKELDSLVSLVAEKKRKLEQEEAERNMQILLDFLHCLRKQKVNELNEVQSDLQYIKEDLNAVERHRIELYQAKERCSVKLKMVSGDPLGIRSRTSSRPMDRNIPGLVSNSYNIRGITSMNFQYKKDEGRAQVNIPRTQSKEAAALNEPTSQHMSQSGLAVMRKKRVHAQFNELQEFYLQKRRQLVDHLEKQGKKDKSIIRREGYSSGLAEFQSVLSTFTRFSRLRVIAELKHGDLFHSPNIVSSIEFDRDDELFATAGVSRRIKVFDFSSVVNEPTDVHCPVIEMTTRSKLSCLSWNKFTKNHIASSDYEGIVTVWDVGTQQSIMEYEEHEKRAWSVDFSPTEPSMLVSGSDDCKVKIWCTRQEGSVINIDMKTNICCVKYNPESSKYVAVGSADHHIHYYDLRNPCHPLCVFSGHKKAVSYVKFLSSNELASASTDSTLRLWDVKDNLLVRTFRGHTNEKNFVGLTVNVNDDFLSCGSETNEVFVYHKAITKPVTWHKFGSPDIEDIEEDAGSYFISAVCWKVGSPTILAANSRGTIKVMALTA is encoded by the exons ATGGAGGACCGCTCCACGGGTTTCACGGTGCCGTCGGTGGAGCACGGCGGAGATCCAGCTCCGGGGGCGGAGGAGAAGGAATTGTCGTGCCCAATTTGTATGCAGATTATGAAGGACGCCTTCCTAACGTCGTGCGGGCATAGCTTCTGCTACATGTGCATCGTCACTCATCTCCAGAACAAGAGCGATTGCCCCTGTTGCGCTCAGTTTCTCACCCCCTCTCAACTCTTCCCCAATTTCCTCCTCAACAAG CTATTGAAGAAGACATCTGCCCATCAACTATCAAAATTAGCATCTCCTGTAGAACAATTTCGTCAGTCGTTGGAACAG GGCTGTCAAGTGTCAGTGAAGGAGTTAGACTCTCTAGTATCTCTGGTGgcagagaaaaagagaaaattgGAACAAGAAGAAGCAGAGAGAAACATGCAGATTCTGCTGGACTTTTTACACTGCTTAAGGAAGCAAAAAGTTAATGAACTCAACGAG GTTCAAAGTGATCTGCAATACATCAAGGAAGACTTAAATGCTGTGGAAAGACACAGGATAGAACTATACCAAGCAAAAGAAAGGTGTTCGGTTAAACTGAAGATGGTCTCCGGTGATCCTCTCGGAATTAGATCTCGCACTTCCTCTAGGCCAATGGATAGAAACATTCCAGGCCTTGTATCCAACTCTTACAACATAAGAGGAATTACATCTATGAACTTCCAGTACAAGAAAGATGAAGGGAGGGCTCAAGTAAATATCCCTCGAACCCAGAGCAAGGAAGCTGCTGCTCTGAATGAACCAACCTCACAACATATGAGCCAATCTGGTTTGGCAGTTATGCGGAAAAAGCGAGTTCATGCACAG TTTAACGAACTTCAGGAGTTTTACTTACAAAAGAGGCGTCAATTGGTCGACCATTTAGAGAAGCAAGGAAAGAAAGATAAATCCATCATCAGAAGAGAAGGATATAGTTCTGGTTTAGCGGAATTCCAGTCAGTTCTAAGTACGTTTACTCGGTTCAG TCGATTACGAGTAATTGCTGAACTTAAACATGGGGACCTCTTCCACTCACCCAATATCGTTTCAAG TATAGAGTTTGATCGTGATGATGAGCTGTTTGCTACTGCTGGAGTTTCACGGCGCATAAAAGTTTTTGATTTCTCATCG GTTGTGAATGAACCTACAGACGTGCATTGCCCTGTTATTGAGATGACAACACGATCTAAGCTTAGCTGCTTGAGCTGGAATAAGTTCACGAAAAATCACATAGCCAGTAGTGATTATGAGGGCATAGTAACTGTCTGGGATGTCGGCACTCAACAA AGCATCATGGAATACGAGGAGCATGAGAAACGAGCATGGAGTGTTGATTTCTCCCCAACAGAACCATCAATGCTTGTATCTGGTAGTGATGACTGCAAG GTAAAAATTTGGTGCACAAGGCAAGAAGGTAGTGTCATCAACATCGATATGAAGACAAATATATGTTGTGTGAAGTACAATCCCGAGTCTAGCAAATATGTTGCG GTTGGCTCTGCAGATCATCACATTCACTACTATGACTTGAGAAATCCCTGCCATCCACTCTGTGTTTTCAGTGGCCATAAAAAGGCGGTTTCGTATGTGAAATTTCTTTCCAGCAATGAGCTTGCTTCTGCTTCGACAGACAGCACCCTCCGGCTATGGGACGTCAAGGACAATCTACTC GTTCGTACGTTTAGAGGGCACACCAACGAGAAGAATTTCGTCGGCCTAACCGTGAACGTGAACGATGATTTCCTATCTTGTGGCAGTGAAACAAATGAAGTCTTTGTCTATCACAAG GCTATCACGAAACCAGTGACGTGGCATAAGTTCGGATCCCCGGACATCGAGGATATTGAGGAAGATGCAGGATCTTACTTCATAAGCGCTGTATGCTGGAAAGTGGGAAGTCCCACCATATTGGCTGCCAACAGTAGAGGAACAATCAAAGTGATGGCTCTCACTGCTTGA
- the LOC131002384 gene encoding uncharacterized protein LOC131002384 isoform X2, whose protein sequence is MANGDNGRCVFPLTGLQIGDLQSYLSHLSLFMASDSGKFYILVDNRPWLKVLVSRPTHLWQLMVTKSRLSPFANTKRQKDRKLMRELSDLDTSPSSNTSKLRNFKQWISLIDAVTLSRKRALLPVKKLRNSLIANSKLHRTLYGFIIFEVAWRDVRGINYLNELQTDTSLAMESKVMRRWEFDSVAQAANSISSWFPGTLNERILLKEHLDATIGEVFHDAQESFPRSDKKADINDIASDGTSVEAESPCSSSSSFNVYSVTMQNLTHRLHTPPPDGFPYKRRKLMSPIHFDLGTSSEEADAENAEMLSHTPDMSDCEETLQPSIYRDVLILFRFDDRDLPFKLRDIIMSDLRLLTLLEAGLPSWVIFLQSYPVFCHLYRPWMCPLARACYVLISIVTVLIGFYDLYKNVPLLKATASRLFGPLFDWIESLEMISRIKYLGTMLFLHNFQKAIKWFLSATRTIRSFFTLVIEPMAGPFAEFLEFLLPLWTMFGEVAESLFSVAWMVVGSCFTMVGELIEILLLPLWYILSLVWNIAISVLYPVFWILWETLYAPIRLILGFCSLVAYLCTLVYEMVGDLLLFAGSLVSFTRDVESTVSSYEVSIWRSLWNDLFSQIFRAVRSILNGFVAFFTTCNRHRLSTYNHMKELYHRLSRRPRRVGAQKTDQDPHTHISPRVGKSFVKPRSGVR, encoded by the exons ATGGCGAATGGAGACAATGGCCGCTGCGTGTTTCCGTTGACAGGCTTACAAATtgg GGATTTGCAGTCCTATCTTTCACATCTCAGCCTATTTATGGCCTCTGACAGTGGGAAGTTCTATATCTTGGTGGACAACCGGCCTTGGTTGAAGGTTCTCGTGTCTCGGCCTACGCATTTGTGGCAGTTGATGGTCACTAAG TCCAGGTTGTCCCCCTTCGCGAACACGAAGAGGCAGAAGGATAGGAAGTTGATGAGAGAACTTTCAGATTTAGATACTTCTCCCTCATCAAACACAAGTAAATTGAGAAACTTCAAACAGTGGATCTCGTTGATTGATGCAGTGACCTTATCCCGGAAGAGGGCTTTGTTACCTGTAAAAAAGCTTAGGAATTCTCTGATTGCCAACAGCAAGTTACACAGAACATTGTATGGCTTCATTATCTTTGAGGTTGCGTGGAGGGATGTACGTGGTATTAACTATTTGAACGAGCTTCAG ACTGATACATCGCTTGCAATGGAGTCTAAAGTCATGAGAAGGTGGGAATTCGATAGTGTGGCCCAAGCAGCAAACTCAATTTCTTCATGGTTCCCTGGGACCCTCAACGAACGGATCCTTTTGAAAGAGCATTTGGATGCTACAATAG GAGAAGTTTTTCATGACGCACAAGAAAGTTTCCCAAGGAGTGACAAGAAGGCTGATATTAATGATATTGCAAGTGATGGCACAAGTGTTGAAGCTGAATCTCCATGCTCTTCGAGTAGCAGCTTTAACGTGTATTCAGTAACGATGCAAAACTTAACACATAGACTGCACACACCTCCTCCTGATGGTTTTCCTTACAAAAGGCGGAAACTTATGAGTCCTATACACTTTGATCTTGGGACATCTTCTGAAGAAGCAGACGCCGAAAATGCTGAGATGTTGTCTCACACCCCAGATATGAGTGACTGTGAAGAAACACTCCAACCTTCCATATACCGTGATGTTTTGATTTTATTCCGGTTTGATGATCGTGACCTTCCTTTCAAATTAAGAGACATAATTATGTCTGATCTGCGGTTACTTACTCTACTTGAAGCCGGACTTCCATCATGGGTTATTTTCCTTCAATCCTATCCAGTATTTTGTCATCTTTATCGTCCATGGATGTGTCCGTTGGCCAGGGCTTGCTACGTGCTTATATCCATCGTCACTGTCCTCATTGGGTTTTACGACTTGTATAAAAACGTACCTCTCCTTAAGGCCACAGCATCTAGGTTGTTCGGGCCCCTGTTCGACTGGATAGAATCATTGGAAATGATATCAAGAATCAAGTATTTAGGGACCATGTTATTCCTTCATAATTTTCAAAAGGCGATTAAGTGGTTTCTTTCTGCAACGAGAACTATCCGTTCATTTTTCACATTAGTTATAGAGCCAATGGCTGGACCATTTGCTGAGTTCTTGGAATTCTTACTTCCTCTTTGGACTATGTTCGGAGAAGTTGCCGAGAGTCTCTTTTCAGTCGCGTGGATGGTGGTCGGGTCTTGTTTCACAATGGTCGGAGAGCTCATAGAGATTTTATTGTTGCCGTTATGGTATATCTTGTCTCTTGTGTGGAATATTG CAATATCCGTTTTATATCCGGTATTCTGGATCCTGTGGGAAACTCTTTATGCTCCAATCCGACTCATCCTTGGATTTTGTAGCCTCGTGGCATACTTATGTACTCTTGTCTACGAAATGGTTGGAGATTTGTTGCTATTCGCCGGCAGCCTAGTTAGTTTTACTAGGGATGTCGAATCAACAGTGAGCTCGTACGAGGTGTCAATCTGGCGCTCTCTATGGAATGACCTTTTCTCTCAG ATTTTCCGTGCTGTCCGTAGTATCCTCAACGGTTTTGTGGCTTTCTTCACTACATGCAACAGACACCGGCTGAG CACCTATAATCATATGAAGGAGTTATACCACAGATTGTCGCGCAGACCCAGAAGGGTGGGTGCTCAAAAAACTGATCAAGATCCACATACTCATATATCC CCACGAGTTGGGAAGAGTTTCGTCAAGCCCAGGAGCGGGGTTAGATGA
- the LOC131002384 gene encoding uncharacterized protein LOC131002384 isoform X1: MANGDNGRCVFPLTGLQIGDLQSYLSHLSLFMASDSGKFYILVDNRPWLKVLVSRPTHLWQLMVTKSRLSPFANTKRQKDRKLMRELSDLDTSPSSNTSKLRNFKQWISLIDAVTLSRKRALLPVKKLRNSLIANSKLHRTLYGFIIFEVAWRDVRGINYLNELQTDTSLAMESKVMRRWEFDSVAQAANSISSWFPGTLNERILLKEHLDATIGEVFHDAQESFPRSDKKADINDIASDGTSVEAESPCSSSSSFNVYSVTMQNLTHRLHTPPPDGFPYKRRKLMSPIHFDLGTSSEEADAENAEMLSHTPDMSDCEETLQPSIYRDVLILFRFDDRDLPFKLRDIIMSDLRLLTLLEAGLPSWVIFLQSYPVFCHLYRPWMCPLARACYVLISIVTVLIGFYDLYKNVPLLKATASRLFGPLFDWIESLEMISRIKYLGTMLFLHNFQKAIKWFLSATRTIRSFFTLVIEPMAGPFAEFLEFLLPLWTMFGEVAESLFSVAWMVVGSCFTMVGELIEILLLPLWYILSLVWNIAISVLYPVFWILWETLYAPIRLILGFCSLVAYLCTLVYEMVGDLLLFAGSLVSFTRDVESTVSSYEVSIWRSLWNDLFSQIFRAVRSILNGFVAFFTTCNRHRLSTYNHMKELYHRLSRRPRRVGAQKTDQDPHTHISVSISPSSTRFIVITPYLHETWWLKLCSLA; the protein is encoded by the exons ATGGCGAATGGAGACAATGGCCGCTGCGTGTTTCCGTTGACAGGCTTACAAATtgg GGATTTGCAGTCCTATCTTTCACATCTCAGCCTATTTATGGCCTCTGACAGTGGGAAGTTCTATATCTTGGTGGACAACCGGCCTTGGTTGAAGGTTCTCGTGTCTCGGCCTACGCATTTGTGGCAGTTGATGGTCACTAAG TCCAGGTTGTCCCCCTTCGCGAACACGAAGAGGCAGAAGGATAGGAAGTTGATGAGAGAACTTTCAGATTTAGATACTTCTCCCTCATCAAACACAAGTAAATTGAGAAACTTCAAACAGTGGATCTCGTTGATTGATGCAGTGACCTTATCCCGGAAGAGGGCTTTGTTACCTGTAAAAAAGCTTAGGAATTCTCTGATTGCCAACAGCAAGTTACACAGAACATTGTATGGCTTCATTATCTTTGAGGTTGCGTGGAGGGATGTACGTGGTATTAACTATTTGAACGAGCTTCAG ACTGATACATCGCTTGCAATGGAGTCTAAAGTCATGAGAAGGTGGGAATTCGATAGTGTGGCCCAAGCAGCAAACTCAATTTCTTCATGGTTCCCTGGGACCCTCAACGAACGGATCCTTTTGAAAGAGCATTTGGATGCTACAATAG GAGAAGTTTTTCATGACGCACAAGAAAGTTTCCCAAGGAGTGACAAGAAGGCTGATATTAATGATATTGCAAGTGATGGCACAAGTGTTGAAGCTGAATCTCCATGCTCTTCGAGTAGCAGCTTTAACGTGTATTCAGTAACGATGCAAAACTTAACACATAGACTGCACACACCTCCTCCTGATGGTTTTCCTTACAAAAGGCGGAAACTTATGAGTCCTATACACTTTGATCTTGGGACATCTTCTGAAGAAGCAGACGCCGAAAATGCTGAGATGTTGTCTCACACCCCAGATATGAGTGACTGTGAAGAAACACTCCAACCTTCCATATACCGTGATGTTTTGATTTTATTCCGGTTTGATGATCGTGACCTTCCTTTCAAATTAAGAGACATAATTATGTCTGATCTGCGGTTACTTACTCTACTTGAAGCCGGACTTCCATCATGGGTTATTTTCCTTCAATCCTATCCAGTATTTTGTCATCTTTATCGTCCATGGATGTGTCCGTTGGCCAGGGCTTGCTACGTGCTTATATCCATCGTCACTGTCCTCATTGGGTTTTACGACTTGTATAAAAACGTACCTCTCCTTAAGGCCACAGCATCTAGGTTGTTCGGGCCCCTGTTCGACTGGATAGAATCATTGGAAATGATATCAAGAATCAAGTATTTAGGGACCATGTTATTCCTTCATAATTTTCAAAAGGCGATTAAGTGGTTTCTTTCTGCAACGAGAACTATCCGTTCATTTTTCACATTAGTTATAGAGCCAATGGCTGGACCATTTGCTGAGTTCTTGGAATTCTTACTTCCTCTTTGGACTATGTTCGGAGAAGTTGCCGAGAGTCTCTTTTCAGTCGCGTGGATGGTGGTCGGGTCTTGTTTCACAATGGTCGGAGAGCTCATAGAGATTTTATTGTTGCCGTTATGGTATATCTTGTCTCTTGTGTGGAATATTG CAATATCCGTTTTATATCCGGTATTCTGGATCCTGTGGGAAACTCTTTATGCTCCAATCCGACTCATCCTTGGATTTTGTAGCCTCGTGGCATACTTATGTACTCTTGTCTACGAAATGGTTGGAGATTTGTTGCTATTCGCCGGCAGCCTAGTTAGTTTTACTAGGGATGTCGAATCAACAGTGAGCTCGTACGAGGTGTCAATCTGGCGCTCTCTATGGAATGACCTTTTCTCTCAG ATTTTCCGTGCTGTCCGTAGTATCCTCAACGGTTTTGTGGCTTTCTTCACTACATGCAACAGACACCGGCTGAG CACCTATAATCATATGAAGGAGTTATACCACAGATTGTCGCGCAGACCCAGAAGGGTGGGTGCTCAAAAAACTGATCAAGATCCACATACTCATATATCCGTAAGTATATCTCCAAGCTCGACTCGCTTCATAGTCATAACGCCTTACTTACACGAGACGTGGTGGTTGAAATTATGTTCTCTTGCTTGA
- the LOC131002346 gene encoding uncharacterized protein LOC131002346: MKQGAEAKVVRSDQGRLYYKCKHSDKCKFDVRASCHGGGMWGVHKFKEHSCEGELGILKRIKAHSNVVAAYVEKRIRDDGENKIKGYGQAVVELFRQAAYAYTDSEFSRAMSAMAQLKPAAYGKLMRVGPEKWARSQSPVTRYSFLTSNAAEALNARLLWARRLPICSMLEAIRMVLEQWFNDRLASAEENDDLLTPEANQKISAEISKSRRYTAKRTSERKYRVRAGDRRFMVDLQAKSCECNEFDLDNMPEAKEPVEDYVEAYYLRSSLVQTYSGPVNHFPPLEHWEIPFEVATDIVLPDLSRRQAGRPRESIIPSAGERPTQRTTTADASSSLGKRAPKTCGLCGSPGHTRRACKGTGWEQ, encoded by the exons ATGAAGCAAGGGGCTGAGGCAAAAGTTGTACGCTCAGATCAGGGACGCCTCTATTACAAGTGCAAGCACTCTGATAAGTGCAAGTTCGATGTGCGTGCATCTTGTCACGGCGGAGGGATGTGGGGAGTGCATAAGTTTAAAGAGCACTCTTGCGAAGGGGAGTTGGGCATTTTGAAACGAATAAAGGCACATTCGAATGTGGTTGCAGCTTATGTGGAAAAAAGAATACGCGATGACggagag AACAAAATTAAGGGCTACGGGCAAGCTGTTGTTGAGCTTTTCCGCCAGGCTGCATACGCCTACACGGACTCAGAATTTTCACGTGCAATGTCGGCTATGGCTCAATTGAAGCCGGCGGCGTACGGGAAGTTGATGCGCGTAGGCCCTgagaagtgggcacgatcacaaAGTCCGGTGACCCGTTATAGTTTTCTTACATCTAATGCTGCCGAGGCTTTGAATGCCCGTTTGTTGTGGGCCAGACGCCTTCCTATATGCTCCATGCTGGAGGCAATCAGGATGGTTCTGGAGCAGTGGTTCAATGACAGACTTGCGTCTGCGGAAGAGAACGATGACCTTCTTACTCCAGAGGCAAACCAGAAGATAAGTGCGGAGATCTCAAAGAGTCGTCGCTACACTGCGAAGAGGACCTCCGAGAGAAAATACAGGGTTCGTGCTGGTGATCGTCGCTTCATGGTTGACCTTCAAGCGAAGAGCTGTGAATGCAATGAATTCGACCTGGACAACATgcc TGAGGCGAAAGAGCCAGTGGAAGATTACGTGGAAGCTTACTACCTGCGGAGTTCACTGGTTCAAACATACTCCGGTCCAGTAAATCACTTCCCTCCCTTAGAGCACTGGGAAATTCCGTTTGAAGTTGCAACTGATATTGTTTTGCCAGACCTTTCTCGGCGACAAGCTGGTCGACCAAGAGAATCTATAATTCCTTCAGCTGGTGAAAGGCCGACTCAAAGGACTACTACAGCGGATGCATCAAGTAGTCTGGGAAAACGAGCACCCAAAACCTGTGGTCTATGTGGCTCGCCTGGCCACACACGTAGAGCATGCAAGGGTACGGGCTGGGAGCAGTAG